In Zingiber officinale cultivar Zhangliang chromosome 1A, Zo_v1.1, whole genome shotgun sequence, a genomic segment contains:
- the LOC122011747 gene encoding heavy metal-associated isoprenylated plant protein 2-like, translating to MPAKKIVLKVIIMCNKCKVSVMRTVVKFDGVTSVALDVEKSTVTIVGTVDAVLIVKALRKAKKQAEIVTVEEPDKKDEKKSESSKDLPPCCGACAYVVHDDYPPNLCIIT from the exons ATGCCTGCGAAG AAGATAGTGCTGAAGGTGATCATCATGTGCAACAAGTGCAAGGTGAGCGTGATGCGCACCGTCGTCAAGTTCGACGGCGTCACGTCGGTGGCGTTAGACGTGGAGAAGAGCACGGTCACGATCGTTGGCACCGTTGACGCTGTGCTCATCGTGAAGGCCCTCCGGAAGGCCAAGAAGCAAGCGGAGATCGTCACGGTGGAGGAGCCAGACAAGAAGGACGAGAAGAAGTCGGAGTCAAGCAAAGATCTGCCGCCGTGCTGCGGGGCCTGCGCTTACGTGGTGCACGATGATTACCCGCCAAATCTATGCATCATTACCTAA
- the LOC122011757 gene encoding heavy metal-associated isoprenylated plant protein 43-like, with protein sequence MSAKKIVLKVSIMCNKCAVYVMSTIAKFDGITSVVLDKDKSTVTIVGTVDAVLVVKALRKAKKLAEIVTVGQPDKPADDKKPSTGKKPDDAEEKPELCKDLPPYCKVCTYVVYDDYQPNLCIII encoded by the exons ATGTCAGCCAAG AAGATCGTGTTGAAGGTGAGCATCATGTGCAACAAGTGCGCAGTGTACGTGATGAGCACCATCGCCAAGTTCGACGGCATCACGTCGGTGGTGTTGGACAAGGACAAGAGCACTGTCACCATCGTCGGGACCGTCGACGCCGTGCTCGTCGTGAAGGCCCTCAGGAAGGCCAAGAAGCTGGCGGAGATCGTCACGGTGGGGCAGCCAGACAAGCCGGCGGATGACAAGAAGCCGAGCACCGGGAAGAAGCCGGACGATGCCGAGGAGAAGCCAGAGCTATGCAAAGATCTGCCGCCGTACTGCAAGGTCTGCACTTACGTGGTGTATGATGATTACCAGCCAAATCTATGCATCATTATCTAA